One stretch of Anolis carolinensis isolate JA03-04 chromosome 3, rAnoCar3.1.pri, whole genome shotgun sequence DNA includes these proteins:
- the c3h11orf54 gene encoding ester hydrolase C11orf54 homolog, with protein MAKVEKFALHIPTLEELVGVLQNGLKENFADVEVSVVDCPDLTQEPFKFPVKGICGNPRIADVGGVPYLLPLVQKDKVYDLNTVAKEIQLPGAFFLGAGAVSSRVVGGNAELIPIVQAQSGKSPAVNGSYLARINPEDGGCLLEKYSSKYKDCEFGLLANLYASEGLPGKVIKVKANRRTGDQNFISCIRKTLEKCYGDKPVGMGGTFVIQKGKAKFHVMPSEFSECPLKTDAEVNNWLKFFEMKAPLICQPVLVSTDPGVDLRLEHTHGFSHHGEGGHYHEDTTPETVEYLGYFVPAEFLFRIDRPKHTHLVGRD; from the exons ATGGCCAAAGTTGAGAAGTTTGCATTACATATACCTACTTTGGAAGAACTGGTAGGGG TTTTACAGAATGGACTGAAAGAAAACTTTGCAGATGTCGAGGTTTCGGTGGTGGACTGCCCTGATCTGACTCAAGAACCTTTTAAATTTCCTGTTAAAG GAATTTGTGGAAATCCTCGAATTGCAGATGTGGGGGGTGTTCCATACCTTCTGCCACTTGTTCAGAAAGATAAG GTTTATGACCTGAACACAGTTGCTAAGGAAATACAGCTACCGGGAGCGTTTTTTCTTGGCGCTGGAGCAGTTTCATCCAGAGTGGTTGGAGGCAATGCTGAG TTGATCCCTATTGTTCAAGCTCAAAGTGGCAAAAGCCCTGCTGTCAATGGAAGTTACCTTGCCAGAATTAACCCTGAAGATGGAGGGTGTCTCCTGGAAAAATACAGCTCCAAATACAAAGACTGCGAATTTGGACTTCTAGCCAACCTATATGCCAGCGAAGGCCTTCCTGGCAAG GTGATTAAAGTGAAAGCAAATAGAAGAACCGGGGACCAGAACTTCATATCGTGCATCAGAAAAACCTTAGAGAAATGTTACGGTGACAAACCAGTTGGAATGGGAGGAACATTTGTGATCCAGAAGGGAAAAGCCAAATTTCACGTTATG CCTTCTGAGTTCTCTGAATGTCCTTTGAAAACAGATGCAGAAGTGAACAACTGGCTCAAGTTTTTTGAAATGAAGGCTCCGCTGATTTGCCAGCCAGTATTAGTTTCTACTGATCCA GGGGTTGACCTGCGCCTGGAGCATACCCACGGCTTCAGCCACCATGGAGAAGGTGGACACTACCATGAGGATACAACTCCAGAGACTGTTGAGTATCTAGGGTATTTCGTGCCGGCTGAGTTTCTCTTCCGAATCGACCGACCTAAACATACACATCTGGTTGGCCGGGATTAA